A stretch of Lathyrus oleraceus cultivar Zhongwan6 chromosome 6, CAAS_Psat_ZW6_1.0, whole genome shotgun sequence DNA encodes these proteins:
- the LOC127097985 gene encoding RNA pseudouridine synthase 5 codes for MANPKKIGTPWPELNDGLSYHDVVRPSDAGSTLIEFYSNKYKSSAPLQGWLQRIKNDQITVDAGVVTDPNTLLRVGSKLVYHRIPWKEPDAPHIIEVLYEDDDIIALNKPSGLQVLPGGLFQQRTVLTQLQWETNKESTSEVHQKPQPVPVHRLGRGTSGILLCAKTKLARANLASYFADGTSRLGGKRDTNQELGKIAKIYRALVSGVIDDDTVTINQPIGIVKYPGVAKGLYVASQSGKPALSVVDILERDVKENSTLVQVKIQSGRPHQIRIHLSFIGHPLLGDPLYTVGGQPKCLDFDSVDESFAKDGGYPRPAKAVPGDCGYSLHAHKLFLSHPITNELIEINAPLPSILQTLEETAIVQQTDALDY; via the exons ATGGCGAACCCAAAGAAAATCGGAACTCCTTGGCCGGAACTCAACGACGGTCTTTCCTATCACGACGTCGTTCGACCCTCCGACGCTG GTTCAACACTAATTGAATTTTACTCCAACAAATACAAAAGTTCAGCTCCATTACAAGG TTGGTTGCAGCGTATAAAAAATGACCAG ATTACAGTTGATGCAGGAGTTGTTACTGATCCAAACACACTCCTCag AGTTGGCTCAAAGCTTGTCTATCATAGAATTCCGTGGAAAGAACCCGATGCACCGCACATCATAGAAGTCTTGTATGAAGATGATGACATT ATAGCTCTGAATAAGCCTTCTGGCCTGCAAGTTCTGCCTGGAGGTCTCTTCCAGCAAAGAACAGTTTTAACACAGCTTCAATGGGAAACCAACAAAGAAAGTACCTCTGAAGTACACCAAAAGCCTCAGCCTGTTCCAGTGCATCGTCTAGGGAGGGGAACTTCAG GAATTTTACTATGTGCAAAGACAAAACTAGCCCGGGCTAATCTTGCATCTTATTTTGCTGATGGAACATCTCGCCTAGGAGGAAAAAG AGATACAAACCAGGAGCTGGGGAAGATTGCAAAGATATACCGAGCACTTGTGAGTGGGGTAATTGATGATGACACG GTGACAATTAATCAACCAATTGGAATTGTAAAATATCCCGGTGTTGCTAAAGGGTTATATGTTGCTTCTCAATCAG GGAAACCAGCACTCAGTGTAGTGGACATTCTAGAAAGGGATGTAAAAGAAAATAGCACATTAGTACAG GTGAAGATCCAATCTGGGCGACCACATCAAATCCGCATTCATCTCTCTTTCATAGGGCATCCTTTGTTAG GTGATCCTCTTTATACCGTTGGTGGGCAGCCAAAATGCTTGGATTTTGACTCCGTGGATGAGAGTTTTGCTAAAGATGG GGGTTATCCAAGGCCTGCCAAAGCAGTTCCTGGAGATTGTGGGTATTCTTTGCATGCACATAAATTGTTTCTCTCCCATCCAATAACTAATGAG TTAATCGAAATTAATGCTCCCCTTCCTTCCATCCTCCAAACACTTGAAGAAACAGCTATTGTGCAGCAGACAGATGCTTTAGATTATTGA
- the LOC127097986 gene encoding uncharacterized protein LOC127097986, which yields MDFFTRDINEDSILRCPFLRNINEPTNFSFVSPLAFPMPVRAAKGPIFEDGPNFDLAFRLFHGSDGVVPLSERSFQRLDKMKPELPKSQFNPLAAKAATISLSSFGFGGPFGFDSFNEKWKKQNKKSNSSKKDPSSKDGSKHEAGNDWLQNGNCPIAKSYQAVSKVLPLVAKVIQPPAGMHYKCPQVIIAARAAISRTAFAKNLRPQGLPTKVLVIGMMGMAANVPLGIWREHTKKFSPSWFAAVHAAVPFIAMLRKSVLMPKSAMAFTIAASILGQVLGSRAERYRLKAVAAKKLSAIEAPDVGSAKLPVVKSNDRHCGEETMKWNATSLKLAGTSSTDVFC from the exons ATGGACTTCTTTACTCGAGATATAAATGAGGACTCTATCCTTAGGTGTCCATTCTTGAGGAACATTAATGAACCAACCAATTTCTCATTTGTTTCACCTTTGGCTTTTCCAATGCCT GTGCGTGCGGCTAAAGGTCCAATTTTTGAAGATGGTCCCAATTTTGATTTGGCATTTAGGCTTTTCCATGGGAGCGATGGTGTAGTTCCCTTATCTGAGAGGTCGTTTCAGCGTTTGGACAAAATGAAGCCCGAACTTCCAAAATCCCAATTCAATCCTTTGGCTGCAAAGGCGGCAACTATTAGTCTatcatcatttggatttggtgGACCTTTCGGTTTTGACTCATTTAATGAGAAGTGGAAGAAACAGAATAAAAAATCCAACTCCTCAAAAAAAGATCCTTCCTCAAAG GATGGCTCGAAGCATGAGGCAGGCAATGACTGGCTGCAAAATGGGAACTGTCCAATTGCAAAGTCATATCAGGCTGTCAGCAAAGTCCTTCCACTTGTAGCAAAGGTTATTCAGCCTCCTGCCGGTATGCATTACAAGTGCCCACAGGTAATAATTGCGGCTCGGGCGGCTATATCACGCACTGCATTTGCAAAGAATCTCCGCCCTCAGGGATTGCCAACAAAAGTTCTTGTGATCGGTATGATGGGGATGGCAGCTAATGTTCCCTTAGGTATATGGAGAGAACATACCAAGAAATTTTCGCCATCATGGTTTGCAGCTGTCCACGCAGCTGTTCCATTCATAGCAATGCTTAGGAAGTCTGTCTTGATGCCTAAATCAGCCATGGCATTTACTATTGCAGCATCGATATTGGGCCAAGTACTCGGGTCAAGAGCCGAGAGGTACCGTCTGAAGGCAGTTGCTGCAAAAAAGTTGTCTGCAATAGAAGCTCCTGATGTTGGTTCGGCTAAGTTACCTGTCGTTAAATCCAACGACAGGCACTGTGGTGAAGAGACTATGAAGTGGAATGCAACATCCCTTAAGCTGGCAGGAACTTCATCAACTGATGTATTCTGTTGA